A single genomic interval of uncultured Sunxiuqinia sp. harbors:
- a CDS encoding histidine kinase dimerization/phospho-acceptor domain-containing protein has product MGIRKYIRSSYPVIKPYEGVNAIDDMLLLNKYLVVLDNDDFIGILTPNDLIKRPHKIVIDCLTPKINVSYSDTFAGIFEKFNASNSSVLPVFEKDKFIGIIEKEDLIEKLKTEVQYFYEQSIISNKLKDSFFRFLTHEIRTPLNSILGFIDIISSLDQNQLNNEVYVNTINDNAERFLRTMDNIIDFAHFSSGEIIQIETNEINLEAIFSNIKSHFEIESQASDSKKVSVDCEIDTNIPSIKSDEKKINHMLSLAVLILVYYINCSHIQLKYKVDKDNISFFIIGFDPQISGIQKEKITSHVADTEIIELSFLKETLKILKGDFNLLLETNATLCCTIPLNEKSAYNIL; this is encoded by the coding sequence ATGGGAATTAGAAAATACATACGATCATCTTATCCAGTTATAAAACCATACGAGGGTGTTAATGCCATTGATGATATGTTATTGTTAAATAAATATCTTGTTGTATTAGACAACGATGATTTTATTGGTATTTTAACACCTAATGATCTGATTAAACGTCCGCACAAAATAGTTATTGACTGTTTAACTCCCAAAATAAATGTATCTTATTCTGACACATTCGCAGGTATTTTTGAAAAGTTTAATGCTTCGAATAGTTCAGTACTACCCGTTTTCGAAAAAGATAAATTTATTGGAATAATAGAAAAAGAAGATCTTATTGAGAAACTAAAAACGGAAGTTCAATATTTCTATGAACAATCAATAATCTCGAATAAATTAAAAGATTCTTTTTTCAGATTTCTCACACACGAAATAAGAACACCTCTCAATAGTATATTAGGGTTTATAGATATTATCTCAAGTTTGGATCAAAATCAACTAAATAATGAGGTATATGTTAATACCATAAATGATAATGCTGAAAGATTTCTTCGAACAATGGATAATATTATTGATTTTGCACATTTCAGCTCTGGAGAAATTATTCAAATTGAAACGAATGAGATAAATTTAGAAGCAATATTTAGTAATATAAAATCCCATTTTGAAATAGAATCACAGGCTTCAGATAGTAAAAAAGTATCTGTCGATTGCGAAATAGACACTAACATCCCATCCATAAAATCAGACGAGAAGAAAATCAATCATATGTTATCTCTCGCTGTCCTAATATTAGTATATTACATTAACTGTTCTCATATTCAGCTAAAGTACAAAGTCGATAAAGACAATATTTCATTTTTTATTATAGGCTTTGATCCTCAAATAAGTGGTATTCAAAAGGAAAAAATAACTTCCCATGTAGCTGATACTGAAATAATCGAATTATCATTTCTAAAAGAGACGTTAAAGATATTGAAAGGAGACTTTAATTTATTACTTGAGACAAATGCAACTCTTTGTTGCACAATTCCATTAAACGAAAAATCTGCATATAACATTTTATAA